From one Plasmodium coatneyi strain Hackeri chromosome 9, complete sequence genomic stretch:
- a CDS encoding Glyoxalase I: protein MAEGKPILALGAKYNATWQQTMLRIYDPKETVAFYEKNFGMINIHTYHFDEYNFSLYFLITPPYDEEERKKIPQPNTPESEKYLWNLKTVCLELTHNHNSTEKLSNGNNDNDRGFGHIAFNCHNVIEFCDYLYKEKKVKFHKLPHETKMKSIGFALDPNNYWIEIVKRSSEVKWKNNKGITNFSQTMLRIKNPEKSLYFYLHILGMKLVHIKHASDFSLYFLKSPYLEDKKGGDISTKEEEQKQCYYNFEELKKAYQSEEDYENFKSSWEPVLELTHNHGTENDEQFAYHNGNTEPRGFGHIGFLVDDLVNYCQELEKLGIPFKKKLHEGQMNNIAFVYDPDNYLVELIQRGTTFGRN, encoded by the coding sequence ATGGCCGAAGGGAAACCCATCCTAGCACTGGGCGCCAAGTACAACGCAACTTGGCAGCAAACCATGCTGCGTATTTATGACCCCAAAGAAACGGTCGCCTTTTACGAAAAGAACTTTGGGATGATAAACATCCACACGTACCATTTTGATGAGTACAATTTCTCCCTGTACTTTTTGATAACCCCTCCGtatgatgaagaagaaaggaagaaaatccCCCAACCAAATACGCCCGAATCGGAGAAATATCTTTGGAACTTAAAAACCGTCTGCCTAGAATTAACCCATAATCATAACAGTACGGAAAAGTTAAGCAACGGAAACAATGACAATGATAGAGGATTTGGACACATTGCTTTTAACTGCCACAATGTGATCGAATTTTGTGATTACCTttataaagagaaaaaagtaaaatttcaCAAATTGCCCCATgaaacgaaaatgaagagcATTGGCTTTGCACTCGACCCGAATAACTACTGGATTGAAATAGTCAAGCGATCCAGTGAAgtcaaatggaaaaacaatAAAGGCATTACAAACTTCTCACAAACCATGCTTAGAATTAAGAACCCTGAAAAAAGCTTATATTTCTACTTACACATATTGGGTATGAAATTAGTTCACATTAAGCATGCCTCGGATTTCTCCCTATACTTTTTAAAGTCCCCTTATttggaagataaaaaaggtgGAGATATTTctacaaaggaggaagaacagaaacAGTGTTACTACAATTTTGAGGAGCTAAAGAAGGCATACCAGTCTGAGGAAGattatgaaaattttaaaagttcGTGGGAACCCGTCCTGGAACTTACCCACAATCATGGGACAGAAAATGACGAACAATTTGCATACCACAATGGGAACACCGAGCCTAGAGGGTTCGGCCACATTGGTTTCCTGGTCGACGATTTGGTGAACTACTGTCAGGAGTTAGAAAAACTGGGTATTCCTTTTAAGAAAAAGTTACACGAAGgacaaatgaacaacatcGCTTTTGTGTACGACCCGGATAATTACCTTGTCGAGTTGATTCAGAGGGGCACCACATTTGGTCGCAACtga